The stretch of DNA GTTTTGGCCCAGAGGATCTTAAGGGCGTTAATCTTCCCCACAATGATGCCCTAGGTAATTCGAGCCAGTgtagcaaattatgatattatgatggTCTTTTATTGACTCAAGAAGCTCTGTAAATGTCATTTTCAAAGAGGCCCTCGCCCAGATGGATTTTCAGGGGTACCAGTTGGAGACAGTGGAGACAACACTTTTTGGCTTTGATGGCCACACTGTCTATCCGGAGGGGGAGATTGTCCTGCCCTTAACTTTGGGCACTGGGGAGGTGAGGAAGACGGTGATGACCACTTTCACTATTGTGGATGCCCCATCATCTTATAATATCATCCTGGGGCGGCCGACCATGAACGAGCTCAGGGCCTTAGGATCCACCTACCACCAAAAGATTAAGTTCCCGGTGGGAAGCCAAGTGGGTGAAGTCCGGGGATATCAACCTTCTTCCCGGAAATGTTATGTAGAAACGGTCCGGGTGGACCAGAAGAGAGCAAGGAAGGAGGGAAAGAGACCAAGTGGTTGTGAAGAGGTGGAGAGGGTAGTCGGGAAGGGGGGAGTCCAATTTGTGGCAGAGGAAGAGTaggaggtggtggaaattgGACCAGGAAAGGAGATCCGGGTGGCTCGGGACCTTGACTCATCCACCCAGGTTAGTTTAATAAATTGTTTAAAACTAATGTTGATGCTTTTGCCTGGTCCCAGCAGAAATTGATAGGGATCTCACCCCTGATAGTTGAGCATCACTTGAACATCCTCCCTAGATCTCAACCTGTGAAGCAGAAGAAGAGACACTTTGGTCCAGAGAAGGACAAAGTTGTAATGTACCATACtgttaactattttaaaatttgcggaaaaataaaattttcttaaatgcgaataaaatttcaaattgtgatcataaataaattgtccatccaaaaatatttgcaataaaagagATCACAAATAAggtttgctaaagaaaaatacttgtttaaacagcataaaccacttcataaaaatcagaatattaaaattgtcaTGCATCAAATCTTAAAacattggcggtcctcgggtttagcctcatgCGCAGCCCAagccagctcattggtccccaacCCTCGTCTTCTCaaagtcatcatcacctgcatcgatgaagtctagtgagtctaaagactcaacatgtataaactggaaataacaagtaatacgtaataaaactacatgcatctttaaaatagagcgtacatacttgaaacgtgagcgtaatagcataaacatacttgaaacttgaacgtagtagcataaacgtagacgtgccatcatcataaagcttttcttaaacatacttgcatcatacatacttgagcatacataacatcattttgcgtagagatatgtttcaaagcaagtgacccacacataaatgtgcctgatcagactaaaccacaatactgggctggcGTGGATGTCCACTatcacatacataagatccccggtcatgctttatcgggtggattggtccctgatcatactttaccgttttccaatcctgatcaaaacccggttatactttaccggggtggagaggtcctcggccacgttcaccggcttccaaacccgtttcataatttggtcacaagacatttagcatacctcaaaaaaagtattttcttttacacgtcgaacatacttacttggcgttgagggattcgttggatctcgtttggagCCACTGAATCGTACCCAACGtcgaaataattaaataacttatgactttcTAGACCTCTCGGGAATTGACTGTGTTTTTTtcatcatactaaaccatgatcTGGAACCCCGAATCAAAACTTGAGGTGAAGTCTAAGTTATTCCCAaaatgaagtacacggaccccgtgcccgggtCCGGCCCTGGGTCCATGTAGGCTTTGTAAAAAAGTACATGAAGAGAAGTAAGGGCACGGAACCGTGTCATGGTCCGTCCAatggtccgtgtacctactggaTTTTGACACTTtggaagaaacaaaggcacggctcccgtgccagggtccgtgtccgGGTTCATCTAGCCTCTGGAAAATCAAACCTGTGGGAATTCCTTACACGGTGCTTATTCCTCCCAACTAAATAGACTTGACTAAGAATCgatacctcgagacccatcctaggatgctacggTATTGACTCCAACCCGTACCAACAATCCAAAGGACCCCAACCTCGACAATCAACAAAACGACACAACCCGAAATTCGACACCATTTTCTTCCTAAGACTTCTATTACCTCCCAAGCCATCCCCGACTCGAAATGAAACCTCAAATGGTGCCTAAACACATCCCAAATTGTGTCTAAATGCAGTAGTATCGGCCCGGCGATGCCCAACGAATcctgcaactcaaaaacttcaagaattcatcaataacatatttctcagaaaaatgcagtttgagcggttctacaaaaatgatcataactcactcatttcttacccaaatattttgaagttttgtatcaaatcgaaggtatcgaggAGTACTACGTTTTATGTGTTGAAATATTTTGCAAAAACTAGATCGAAAAATTGCAGTACTCGAAAATAcagtaaaaatgaatttgtgagatctaaaaacgttgcaaaaatcgatccaacaattttctgctcaaactttgtacatcacacatggatttttatgcataaaaatatcaaaacataatatgactagatcgacgcaggaaaaaaaagaatatacatgtccttttgatattaaaatttactgaaccgacgataccgaagcgggaaagaaGCGAGGGTTGATCTGGGACGAtcgtggaacgattttcttgcaatgAAATcaacgaaaacttgctggaaaatcagaggaaggggcggctgctcttggcAAGTAGAACCCTAGGTTGTTTTACTTAAAAAAACGAAATGGAAGTGAGGTGTgaatatttgtgtgtgtgtgcaacGTGAGGTGTGTGTGCAAGGGGTGTGTGCGTGCGTGTGTTAGGTAATTAGGGAGAGTAAAATTTGCGTAATTACATAATTAACCACTAATTAATGTTAATCAAACACTAACTTTACTGaaaattccttaattaaaataaaatgcacatgtactaaatctttaaaagtttaaaatcataaaaatcacctaatagataaattaggcttttaaagtgctaaaaattaaataaatcttttaaaatgccctaaccctaacttaaaataaattaccacgttttaaaattgccaaaatcttcaccggtctcttttcctcaatcccgcatcgaataatcgcctgaaacatgaaactcaagaaaacatttaacgtgtatcacataaatataagtaatttaaaataacgcaaattaaatagatcatgcatcgctataaatcattttaaacttaaataaacaatttgacaatttaataaatacatgggttttacgtgtactgaatttgggctctacaaaagTAATTGATGTACATGttcaagatttgctgaaagccgGTCACATTCGGGAAATACATTTTCCTACCTGTCTCTCGAATGTGGTGCTGGTACCAAAATCTACCGGTAAGTGGAGGATGTGTGTTGATTTCAGGGATCTCAACAAAACTTGCTCCAAAGACCATTATCCTCTGCCCAGAATTGATCAGTTGGTGGATTCCACCTCTGGGTATGAACTTCTTAGTTTCATGGATGCTTACCAGGGGTATCATCAAATTCCCCTGGCAAAAAATGATCAAGACAAGGCCAGCTTCATCACTTCGGGGGCACATTCTACtatgttgtcatgcctttcgggttgaagaaCGCCGGGGCCACCTATCAGCGTCTCATGAACAAAGTGTTTGAGAAACAGTTGGGCAGAAATGTAAAGGTTTATGTGGATGATATCTTGGGCAAGTCCACAGAGGTTTTTGGTTTCATCTCTGACTTGGAAGAGAATTTTGCCACTCTGATGCAATATGAAATTAAGCTCAACCCGGCCAAGTGTATCTTTGGCGTGAAGAGTGGCAAATTTCTGGGTTTTGTAGTTACTGACCGGGGGATTGAGGTGAATCAAGAGAAAGTCAAATCACTGCTAAACATGTCGTCTCCTCGATCTGTCCGGGAAGTGTAGAAGTTGACTGGGAGAATTGCTTCTCTTTCCCGGTTCATATCCCGGTCAGCACATCGGAGTTATCCATTTTTTCAGGTTCTTAGGAAGGCACAAAAGTTTGGGTGAGATGAGAAGTGTGAACATGCCTTCCAATACCTTAAAAGTCATCTGGCAGAGCTTCCTGTCTTAGTGAAGCCAGAGCCCGGGgagaaattatttatttatctgtCCACCACGGAGTATGCTGTCAGCTCGGTACTTGTGAAAGAAGAGGGCTCTGATCATAAGCTTGTCTAttatgtcagccatgctctTAGGGACCCGAGCTTCGACATAGTAAAGTGGAGAAGATAGCTCTCGTTCTTGTTATGACTGCCCGAAAACTGCGATCTTATTTTCTGTCGCATCAAATTATTGTGCTGACTAATAGTCCTCTCGAGAGGATTATGACTCATTCAGAAGTTTTCGGGAGAATGATCAAGTGGAAAGTGGAGCTAGGAGAATATGATATTGAGTATAGGCCCCGGGTTGCCATCAAAGCGCAGGCCTTGTCAGATTTCTTATCAGAGATGCTTCAGCCTGATGAAGAGCATGTATGGAGGGTGTTCGTGGATGAGGCGTCTAGCCTCTCTGGATGTGGGGTAGGAGTAGTGATAATAGCTCCCCCAGGAGAGAAGATTAAACTGGCAGTAAGAATTGACTCCCGAGTGACTAACAACGAGGCAGAGTATGAGACTGTTCTCGTCGGTATCTGACAGGCCCGGGAAGTTGGAGCCTCCCGGATCATTCTGTATTCTGATTAACAACTGATCACTCAGAAGATAAAGGGTATTTATGAAGCTAAGGATGACATGATGATTAAATATCTCAAGATCATTCAATCCCAGGCAGAAGTTTTTGTGGATTGGAGTATTAAGAAGATACCCCGAGACGAGAATGGGGAAGCAAACGCTTTGGTGAAGATGGCCGCCTCTTTATCAGAAGTCAGTACCCGAGAAGTATTGCATGTTTCCCGGCTAATCCTCTCCACGGAAGAAGAGACATTGTCAGCACCATAGGATTCTTGGATGATACCCCTGATCAAATTCATTGTAAGCAATGAATTATCTGAAGACAAAGCTCGAGCTCCGAAGATCAAGAGACAAGCTCCCatgtttgttctcttaaataatatcTTGTCCAGAAGATCATTTCAGGGACCTCTGTTAAAGTGCTTATCTTTGGGAGAGGCGGATTATGTCCTCTGAGAGATTCGTGAAGGGTGTTGCAGAGAGCATCTCGGAGGAATAGCATTAGCCCGGAAAGCAATGCTTGCCGGATTTTGGTGGCCCACTATTAGCCAAGACTCTGCCCGAGTGGTCCGGGCTTGTAAGGGTTGTCAACATCACTCTAATTTCCAGCACAGCCCGCCACTCTCATGAAGCCTATATGGGAATCTTGTCCCTTTGATCAGTGGGGCATGGACATTGTTGGTCGCTTTCCAGTTGCCCGGGCTCAGAAGAAATTTCTTTTGGTAGCAGTTGATTATTTTTCTAAATGGGTAGAAGTCGAGCCCCTGGCAAAGATTACTGAGCAGaaatttttgaagtttttgtgGAAGAGTATTGTATGCCGATTTGGAGTCCGTAGGAGACTAATCTCAGACAACGAGAGGCAGTTTCAGGGAAAAAAGATCACGGCTTGGtgccaataaatgaaaatcactcagtCTTTCACTTCAGTTGCTTATCCTCAAGCAAATGGCCAAACAGAGGTGGTGAACAGAATTATTGTGCAAGCTTTGAAAACTAGGCTACAGGGCAAAGGAAAGGACTGGGTGGAGGAATTGCCTAGTGTTCTCTGGGCATACAGAACTACTCCCCAAGCACCTACTCAAGAGACTCCGTTTAATAtggtatatggttctgaagcagttTTGTCGGTTGAAATCGGAAAATCTTCTGCCGGGGTAGAATCTTACCTGGATGACAATGATCAAAGCCGGGCAATGGAGTTGGATTTAGTAGAAGAGAAGAGAGTGCATGCTCTGATTCGAATGGAAACTTACCGATGCCAGGTTATGAAATCATACAACAAGCGAGTTCGAATCCGAGACTTTCAGATAGGAGATTTGTGATGAAAAAAGTCAATCCAGCCGGAGATGTTGGAAAGTTGGAAGCTCGGTGGGAAGGACCTTTTAAAATAACCGGAAAGTTAGCTCAGGAGCTTTTTATCTAGAGGATTCTCAAGGACGCTCTCTCAAGCGACCATGGAATGTATTTCATTTAAAGAAGTATTTTGCTTGAAAGATGTAATTATCGATTGAAGATATAATGAAAGTCTTTTCTTCTCAGAAAGTGTATGAATATTATATCTAAACCTGGGAGGTACGAAGCTCCTGTTAATCTataagtcccgggacatgatcctcGGTCCAAAGATCCAaaccttggttattaataagctCAGGGCTCTACagcctggctcggggcaccacaccttgactattcccaagtcccgggacatgatccccggcccaaaactccgtaccttggttattaataagcccaTGGCTCTACACCCTGGTTCGAGGCACCACACCTTGACCATTCCcgagtcccgggacatgatctccggcccaaggctccgtaccttgtttattaataagcccagggctctCCACCCTAGCTCGGAGCACCACACCTCGATCATTCCCAAGtctcgggacatgatccccggcccaaggctctgtACCTGGGTTATTACTAATCCCAGGGCTCTAAAACCTGGCTCGGGACACCACACCTctaccattcccaagtcccgggacatgatccccggcccaaggctctgtACCTTAGTTATTAATAAGACCAAGGCTCtccaccctggctcggggcaccacacctcgaccattcccaagtctcgggacatgatccccggcccaaggctccgtaccttggttattaataagcccagggctctACAACCTGGCTCGAGGCaacacacctcgaccattaccaagtcccgggacatgatccccggcccaagacTCCGTACCTCGGTTATTATTAAGCCTAGGGCTCTCCatcctggctcggggcaccacacctcgatcattcccaagtcccggaaCATGATCCCTggtccaaggctccgtaccttggttattaataagcccaAGGCTCTACACCTTGGCTTGGAGCACCAAacctcgaccattctcaagtccGGGGACATGATCCCTAGCCCAatgctccgtaccttggttattaataagcccagggctctCCACCCttgctcggggcaccacacctcgaccattcacaaGTCCTGGGatatgatccccggcccaaggttCCGCACTCTGGTTATTGAAAAAATATAGGGCTTTGTACCCTGACTTAGGGGTTTTACACCTCGATCATTTACTAAGTAAATGGATGTTTATTCAGCTCAGGAGTCAACATTCCGATTACTTATTTGAAGTTACCAGTTATTTCCAACACTTGGAAATTTTTGTGATTTATTATTCACAAGCAGTTATTAAGATTATTTCTAAGACTGGGTATATGTGAAGCATTAATGAATAAATGGAAACGTCGTATATTGAagagaaaaataattattcattaAAAAAGAGGCCGAAGGTAGTGATTACAAGGAGAAATTAAGGAAAAAATTACAAGCTATTCTAAATGTATTTGTTCAGACCCTGGCTGCTCATCCTCTTCAGGGTCCTCCTCCTCTTCTCCATCTTTGGGGAGAGGATGTTATGGCTCGTCCAAAGTCAGAAAAGTTTTCCCTATCCTTAGGTAAGAGCCCGACCTCTTCAAATTGTTCCCGGCATTTCTCAAAGCCGGTTTTGAAAAGGGGATAGGCCCGATCTTCTACGGCCGCCTTGAATTATGGAGAGAGGAGGAAGGAGGACTGTAGTTGCTCCTTATTCTGTTCAGCAGCAGTCAGGGCCCTCTCCAGGGGCCTCCACCCGAGACATCTGTCTTTCCATTTCCTCAGACAAGGATTTACTCTTGGTTTCAAGGACCGAAAAGTGTGCCCTTGCAGAGTCTCCTCCCGAATAAGTCTTTCGTTAAAGTCGTCCCGAGCCTTCTCCAACTGTTGGTTGGCCTTATCTAAAGCAGAGCGCAAGCCGGACACTTCATCTTCGTGAGTGGCTCAAGCCCGAGAAAATTCCTCCTGTAGTAGCCCCTGGGTGTCCTGGAATTTCCGGGCTCGATTATTAGAAATGGTGACTGCGGCGGCTATCTCTTCGAAGGCCGAGATCAGTAGTTGGACGCCCTATTCAAAAGGAGTTAGTAAAAAAAAGATGAGAGAGTCCAGTCAAAAGAACTTACTTAGAGAATCTTGTTGGAACCTTCGAAGAGCTTGGGGGTGGCCCGGGAGCTCCTCATATGCGCCTCCTCATCAGGAATAAGGAGTTGCTTGAAATCCTTGAGCCCAGTCAAGGTGGCTCCCTCCAGGAAAATGTTAGCCCGCGTGGGCTGTTCAGAAAGGAGGGGCTCTTGGGTAGGTTGTTGGCGGGGAGGAGGGGTCGATTGATTTGCTTGAGAGGAGCCCTGATCTCCCTCCTAGTTTTTCTCAACCAGAATCAGCTCGGGGCTTGTGACAGCCTTTCGCTTCCTCTGGAGGAGAGGAACACGGTCTTCAGTTTCTTGGGAGTTCGTCTGGGACGCCTTTTGTTGAGTGTCCACCCGAGCTGACTGAAAGGGGTCGTTTTAGGTGACCGAAATGCACAATGGAAgaaaaaaatttcgaaaaacACATGAAAGATTTCGGCCACTTTGTACTaggtgtagcatatacaaaatctcaactttgtcatacatagggtgttgagaaaatcgttacctatcaacctcttgaggttgatgatggctttaactttgttgtcaaacaacaaagctcttgaatgagatggcaatctacaagctctcctcatttccttcaagaattaggcccaccaccaactttgtagatccacctcacacttgcattagaaaatgtaaggctttttcaaagagaagtgacttgtttctccaacaattgaagaacacaaaattgagagaaaattttgagagagttcccttcaaaaatttcggccaacacaTGAATAATGAGAGggggaagacttgtcttgggtgtgggaaaagttgatccaaaaaagttgcatgccatgcaatattttaatcaaaagtattcacaccccttcacctcccaagcatgcaaaacctaatgggcttgtaacatttacaaagggcccatggactttttaattgtgtcaaacatatttgagcccaattaaactttacttgattttactcaagcccactagttaaataattatttccaattgggctctacaaggcccaatgttatttaattaattcaacacttgaattaatttaattatttggactctactaggcccactagtgttttattaattcaacacttgaattaatttaatttagtccataataatgtttatgaaaatcacaattttcaaatacattatttacttggcctatttttaatttaggaacacattcataaattaaaaattacatttctctcatagaagtcatacttctatttttctcaacgcttataaaccCATTTATAagagccgttcaacacattgaactatttttacttctcaacgggatctagaaagctactACTTGTGTGAgcttcaatggttcattgatacaactagccgtgggttcacatctgcatgtgattcggactaaacatgtccttatatgagcataccccaattgctccattcttacttatcaactccttgataacaagaacgtcagaactcaagtctgatagtacccaaccaatcatgttaaacgcctagcagcatcgcttacatgattccctaggtatcaaatgatagtgcctgcaagaaccattcaattatggttagcgtacagtacggtcccttcaactcatatatcccgaccgattcgacaaccattggtatatcgagagttgtcaatgaatcgatactatgtgtcatgtcgtagttgcatcgatggtgtaatctatgaaacccctttcataattaccaccatattctgatcaaagatttcaacctacatacacatgataacacataggatatccatacccgaaggtaagcggtgaatccccgactacaatgcatcgactcctatatgtttcgacagaacacccaaccttgccacctgatgatcccatgagagtcggtaaacaagtcaaagtgtaattgtagcacatagagtctcaatgttgtcccgggtcataaggactaatggtgtacaaccataaactaggacttttccacttgataagtgagaaccacttggaaagtcttttatggagggttgttcagtgcactctacaaggagcacctatctgcatgctcggacatcacaatgtcccctaccaatgaaacatggtactcacatcgcagatactagtctcgaactcgagcggcctatatccttcttagtggcggctgaatcgactaggaactgtgtagaatatacagtattccaaatatgagtttcatgatactcatcata from Primulina tabacum isolate GXHZ01 chromosome 3, ASM2559414v2, whole genome shotgun sequence encodes:
- the LOC142538598 gene encoding uncharacterized protein LOC142538598 — encoded protein: MPFGLKNAGATYQRLMNKVFEKQLGRNVKVYVDDILGKSTEVFGFISDLEENFATLMQYEIKLNPAKCIFGVKSGKFLGFVVTDRGIEGPELRHSKVEKIALVLVMTARKLRSYFLSHQIIVLTNSPLERIMTHSEVFGRMIKWKVELGEYDIEYRPRVAIKAQALSDFLSEMLQPDEEHVWRVFVDEASSLSGCGVGVVIIAPPGEKIKLAVRIDSRVTNNEAEYETIKGIYEAKDDMMIKYLKIIQSQAEVFVDWSIKKIPRDENGEANALVKMAASLSEWGMDIVGRFPVARAQKKFLLVAVDYFSKWVEVEPLAKITEQKFLKFLWKSIVCRFGVRRRLISDNERQFQGKKITAWCQ